From the genome of Blautia pseudococcoides, one region includes:
- a CDS encoding PhoH family protein — translation MTQIALPKITESGRKKCAAILGSIDGIGLVRLNNRDVVRSRLVKDIVKAFEKAEADKKPGQSGRPQHSRGNK, via the coding sequence GTGACACAGATCGCTCTTCCAAAGATCACGGAATCCGGCCGGAAAAAATGTGCCGCTATTCTGGGTTCCATTGATGGAATCGGCCTTGTGCGGCTGAACAACCGGGATGTGGTCAGAAGCCGGCTTGTGAAGGATATTGTCAAGGCATTTGAAAAAGCGGAGGCTGATAAAAAACCGGGACAATCCGGCAGGCCGCAGCATAGCCGCGGAAATAAATAA
- a CDS encoding DUF7736 domain-containing protein codes for MAYTGINMGFMDEYYEYVGNLMGHPVM; via the coding sequence ATGGCCTATACGGGAATAAACATGGGATTCATGGATGAATATTATGAGTACGTTGGGAATCTTATGGGACATCCTGTGATGTGA